A part of Cuculus canorus isolate bCucCan1 chromosome 23, bCucCan1.pri, whole genome shotgun sequence genomic DNA contains:
- the LAYN gene encoding layilin, with amino-acid sequence MLAAAALCAAALGWAAGERLRGGQTLCRGGTQRPCYKIVYFHDASRRISYEEAHVACRADGGHLVSIETEAEQRLIEKFIKSLLASDGDFWIGLRRKKKEVDNSTECQNLYSWSDGSSSRFRNWYVDEPSCGSEMCVVMYHQPSAPPGVGGSYMFQWNDDRCNMKNNFICKYSLEKPTTAPIENSHRGIATEPLNPIFPEGRQKKAANVTVVGAKEPMQSLAYVLIPSVPVLLLLLVVIAIFWFWLLLKRRQERVDASPKEEDAWLSDPRRNSPNLDIYRVIKKQSEADLAGTRPDTKNSSFRTQEEKVLDSLSRDYEDAAMNTSTSGFVTLASTESGFVTNDIYELCGDRVGRSKESTWVENEIYGY; translated from the exons ATgctggcggcggcggcgctgtGCGCGGCAGCGCTGGGATGGGCGGCGGGAGAGCGGCTGCGGGGCG GACAGACACTTTGCCGCGGTGGAACACAGCGGCCGTGCTacaaaatagtttattttcacGACGCTTCGCGCAGGATCAGCTATGAAGAAGCCCACGTTGCCTGCAGAGCTGATGGAGGACACCTCGTCAGCATTGAGACAGAAGCAGAGCAAAGACTGATTGAGAAGTTCATTAAGAGTCTCTTAGCTTCTGATGGGGATTTTTGGATAGGGcttaggaggaaaaagaaggaggtAGACAACAGTACTGAGTGTCAGAACCTCTATTCCTGGTCAGATGGCAGCTCATCCAGGTTCCG GAACTGGTACGTAGATGAGCCGTCCTGTGGGAGTGAGATGTGCGTTGTGATGTACCACCAGCCATCTGCCCCGCCAGGTGTCGGAGGTTCTTACATGTTTCAATGGAACGACGACAGATGcaatatgaaaaataacttcatttgcAAATATTCTCTTG AGAAGCCAACGACTGCTCCGATAGAGAATTCGCACAGAG GTATTGCAACAGAGCCCTTGAACCCCATATTCCCAGAAGGACGCCAAAAGAAAGCTGCTAATGTAACAGTTGTGGGAGCCAAAG AACCTATGCAGAGCCTCGCCTACGTCCTTATTCCCAGCGTTCCTGTCCTGCTTCTCTTGCTGGTCGTTATAGCCATcttctggttttggcttttgCTGAAGAG GAGACAGGAGCGAGTGGATGCAAGCCCGAAGGAGGAAGACGCATGGCTGTCTGACCCCAGGAGGAACAGTCCCAATCTGGATATTTACAGAGTGATCAAGAAGCAATCGGAAGCCGATCTGGCTGGAACCAGGCCCGACACTAAGAATTCTTCCTTCCGCactcaggaagaaaaggtgCTCGACAGCCTCTCCAGGGATTACGAAGATGCGGCAATGAACACATCAACGAGTGGCTTTGTGACGTTGGCCAGTACTGAAAGTGGCTTTGTGACCAATGATATCTATGAGCTGTGTGGTGATCGTGTGGGGAGGAGCAAGGAATCGACCTGGGTGGAGAACGAGATTTACGGATATTAA
- the HOATZ gene encoding cilia- and flagella-associated protein HOATZ: MVLPSSCSLNATGQTQFMERGHRDTAPSGPTGTEPGQHSMAPDGPLVFAGSSPDNVGFASTFWASAVPPPPLGSCGASATLQKRSTALQDPQLPRKSEKSNEKERISEDQRVEKTKVKEQYLQQARRREEILSLLRKQREERIAKELISRPYKPKMKTDQVR, encoded by the exons ATGGTCCTGCCATCCTCTTGCTCGCTCAATGCTACAGGGCAGACACAGTTCATGGAGAGGGGACACCGTGACACGGCCCCAAGTGGCCCCACGGGGACAGAGCCAGGACAGCACTCGATGGCGCCCGATGGGCCCCTTGTCTTTGCTGGCTCAAGCCCAGACAACGTGGGCTTTGCCAGCACCTTTTGGGCCTCAGCCGTGCCCCCACCACCCCTTGGGTCCTGTGGAGCCTCTGCCACCC ttcaaaagagAAGTACTGCTCTCCAGGACCCACAACTTCCCAGAA AAAGTgagaaaagcaatgagaaagaGAGAATCTCAGAAGATCAAAGGGTGGAGAAAACTAAAGTAAAAGAACAATACCTTCAGCAG gccaggagaagagaagaaatactgtCCCTCCTcaggaaacagagagaagaaaggattgCA AAAGAGCTGATTTCTCGTCCATATAAGCCAAAGATGAAAACCGACCAAGTAAGgtaa